GTGTGCTAGTGCCTCCCAGAACTGTCATTTGCTATCTGAATCCAGAGAAATCCTAACATGTTTTTTGTTCTTCCGCTTTACCCGTGGCTCTGCCAGCGTGAGACTCCCTTCCTCACCTGGCCCAGACCCAAGCCCTGCTGGGTCCCAGGCACGGACCTGAGTCTGACGGTCCTGCTCTTCTTCCCAGGCCTCACACCCAGATGCAGCCCAGCACCAGTaggtggggagtctgcttggggtgcAAGCATTGGCCATTTACCCACATGCGACAAGCCACTGTTCCTTCCAGCGGGTTTTCCTGCCTATACAGTGAGTCTAATTTCTTTCACCTTCAGGACACCCAGCGGACACTCCATTCCTTCCCTTATTCTCTGAGCCCTCGGCTCTGACATAGTCCTTCAAGGGCCCTTCCGGCCTCCCCAAAAACGTCAGATCCCTAAAGAGATCAACAGTAGGTCTCACTTCCTTTTGATGCAATGGAACCTGATTAACCCCGCCTGGTTTTCTGGTTATATCTTCTACCAGATAGTTACCTGTATCAACCCTGCGGTTCTCCGAACTCCCGCgtccccctcccacctgcctttGTAAACAGAGCTGGAAGGTCGGGAGTCCTTTGGCCCTGACACTAACTCGCTTCTCCAccgaggtgggcaggggaggggagggggaggggcctctGCCTCATCACACCTGCAGCCTGGGAATCCCACACCCCACCCACTCTGCTCTCTTCCCAGACTATTACCCAGCTGAGTGCCCCACGCTCACACCTTGGTTCTTTCCGCCCGAAGCACAAACAGGGAAGTCAGGGGGCTCCCACGGGAAGGGAGGCCGGCCGAAGGGGCGTCTGAAGGGCAGGGGGCCGTCGAGGgaagtctgggggggggggggggggcaaaaggagggggaggggtggagagggaaggggaggagccgCCCCGTGGGTGATCCGACGTGGGGGCGTGGCGGGCGGGCCGCGCGATGTGGCTCTGGTTTCCCCGAGAGGCTGGGGTGGCCACGCGGCGCTGGAGTGAGTCTGGGGACCGGAAGGGCAGCGTTGCGGCCGCAATGGACTAGCCGGCGTCCCCCAGCAcccgccccttcctccccacttcctAATGGCGTGGAGAAGGGGGTCTTGGGCGGGGCCGGCCTCCGTCGGCCGCACGTCCGGGTTGGCCCttgcggcgcggggcggggcggaggcgTCTGGGCGGCGGGACACAGTGGACCCGGAGCCCAGGCGGGTGGCTGAGGCCAGGAATGTCCGGTCAGGGGGATGGGGACTTTGGACGCGAGTTGGGGGCGGGGCTGCCAGGACTTTGGAGTGATAGACTGGACTCCGCGCGGGGAGCCCCGTCTCCGAGGCGAGCAGGTGCGGGATTCAGTGGCGAGGTCAGCGGTCAGAGCCAAGGCCACTTCGCATCTGATCGCGAGCCTCGGAGGCAGGCGGCGGAGGACGGCAGAGGGGGAGCAGACCCGGGGACGTAGGTCCCCGAATCAGCGCAGGGACAGGGCCTGCAGCCCCAgagtgaggaagctgaggttagGGTGACACATTTGTCATTGGCTCGAGATGCCGGGGAGAGGGGGGACCCCGACGGCCGCGGGGAGGGGAGAAGCACCACCAAGCTCCGGATGAGGGGAGAGGGGGCCTGAGCCCAGGGAGGTGCTGGAGGAAGGGTCCACCGCAGGCACAGCTGGCAgcggcgggggctggggggggggcggtggttcAGGTAGGGGAAGGTGTAAGCCGGGAGCTGGGAATGTGTGGGCCGGAGGGTCCCCTTAGTGAGGACTCGCCcagcagagctgggggggggggggacctgaaAGACTGGAAATGAAGACGAGAAAACTGGGTTTGCAAAGGTGTGGCGCTCTTTCCGGGTGGCGTGCGCGAATTCTGGCATCTCATCAATTACCGCTTGTGAGCGCACCACACACGAATTCCCCACGAGCGTTCCTCTTTCTCTCGAGGTGCTTCTGGGGCCAGTTCCGCGCTGCCTGAGCAgtcttggggggggaggggtgtctccCTTGGTCGGGTTTGTGTGGCGCCGCCCCCGTGAGCGGTGCGGGCCCCCACCTGCGGGGCCTCTGTCCCCAGGTAGCGGGACGGCTCACTGCCGCTGGCGCGTCGCGGTTCCTCCTCTGACCCTTCGCGGGCCGGGGTCAGCGCCTGGCGGTTCCCGCTGTGCCCGCGGGAGtctccccagcccccgcccccgccccccccagcccggccggggggagggggggggcttggggggcggggctgggggtgtTAATCCCCGCGAGGCCCCAGGGGCCTTTGATCCCGCAGGGCGGGGCGGGCGTAGAGGCTGGCGGTCCCGCCCAGGTTGGCGCCGGCGCCCCCGGGAGGCCGGCCTGTGGGCTAGGGCCACCACGCCGCTTGTCGGTGCTCCCGCCGCGCTGCCCCGGGTCGCCCTGAACGCGGCTCGGGCTGGTCCTTGGGGTCGTGTCCCGGAGACAGacgcgttgggggggggggcggggggagaggaaggtggaCGGGGTCCGTGACCCCGAAGGGCCCCGGCAGGTTCGCTGGAGCGCCCGCGGGGGAGGCCTGTGCAGCCCAGTCACTCCTGCACCCTCCCGGAGCTCGAGGCCTGCATCGGCCACCGTGGAGACAGCGCTGCAGTGGAGGGCAGTGGCTCCCCCCGTCCTTCCCCGCAGGGTCCTCCATGCCTTCGGCGGGCAGACGCCCCTCCTTCCTGTCACTGGAATCCAACTCAAGGGCCCCAAAGTGAAGCCTGGGGCGAAatggggttgtggggggggggggcgccgagTACAATTTGAGAGGGAAGGGCCAACTGGGACCAGAGGGTTTTCCCCGGGCAGCCCTACGCGGCCCGCCGCCTGGTCACAGTCCCCTTCCCGGATCCCACCCAAACAGCCAGAGGCAGGGGACTCCTGGCCTGGGAGCCCACCCGGCCCTGGGAGCAGTAATGCTGACTCCCCCTACCTGAAGCACCCTCTGCCTCAGGTGTGCACACCTGTCACCTTTGGCAATGCAGATCCAAGGGGCAGGTTGGAGGGCCAACCTCGGGAGAGGACAAGCCTCCAGCAGGAGTGCTAGGCTGCGAGGGGGGCCATCGTCACCCTCCCCAAGCCTAGGccagccggggggtggggggaggagatgAAAAGATGTGACAAGTCCCCAACCTGCACCACTTCCCAAACTGGTGGACacagccccgcccctgcccagacATCTCGGAGCCGGGGGAGGTGTGAATGGCCTTCTTTGTGCCTCTGAATTGGAAGCAATTAGGTGCTACTTatctgggctgggaggaggattGGAGCGGTCTTTGCAAACCTgcttgcccctccctcctcctgagcTCATAAATGCAGCTCAGCCCTGCTAAACCCTCACCTCCACCCTGCGCCTCACCTCCACAGTCTGTCCCCTACAGCCATGTCTCCTTCCTCTACCCTGCCCAGTGGCTTCAAgccgtccagctttggctcagtgGACTGGCTTTCCCGGAGCAGCCACGTGGGGCCGGCACACACCATCAGGCCCGCTGAACTCTCCTGGGGGAGCCTGTCTGCTCCAGCCAGGGTGTCCAGCAGCGGGGAGCTCCCCCAGACCGTGGGCGTGGAGGAGGTGAAGCCCTCGGAAGTGTCTGCGCCAGGGACACCTGCAGCTGGTAGGTGTgggatgggtggggagggtgctCCCCTCTTCCCAGACTGGGACGGGAGCCTGGAGGGTTCGGGAGGAGGGAGGCCCTAACACACCCCACTACATCCTGGGtactggggctggaggtgggggctgggattTGAGGTTCCacctgacccccccccctcccccggcaagTAAGCACTTCCTCTCGGAGGCGAAAGCCGCAACGGGGGTTTTCCCTCCTCAAGTCCCGGGGGctcctgttcctcccccacctcctagaAGGGCTGACCCCCTGGCCTCTTCCTGGCCTGACTGCCTGTGGACTGTGTCCCACCGCTGCTGCAACTCCTGTCCTGTGAGCCCTGACTGCGACATTGGTGCCTTTGTGCAACTGACTTTCTAGTTCTGCAGCAAGTCTGGGGGGGGGGCCAGTTCTACCCGAGTCACAGGGCTCTGGACGCACGTCTTAAATGAAACCTGCCGGGTTCAGAGGGGTCGTTGTGCTTCTCCCCTCAAAGCTGGGCGCCTCGGCTTGGCGTGCAGAGTTGACCCTGTTCACAGGCAGCCTGGAGCCCCTGCAGGTTTGGGTCGGGGACAGCCCTGGCACTTCGGTTCACAGGGATTCCAGTGCCTCTGTGGCTTGGCTCCTGGAGGTTTTGGTGGCTTCCTAAACCTGGTCTAACCCTTTGTCATTTGCTCAGGAACCCTGGTTTGTTCTTTTAGTCTTTGTGACTTTATCATTGCTTTTAAGTTTAAAGCCCTGCCTAGTCAAAGTGGGGTTGATATTATCTGTAAGTTTTCGTTTttgaaaaggtttaaaaaatgtttttaatgtttttatttttgagagaaagagagggagcacaagtgtgggaggggcagagagagagggagacacagaatcggaagcaggctccaggctccgagctgtcagcacagagcgaatccgagaaccatgagatcgtgacccgagctgaagtcggacgcttaactgactgagcgcccttcatttttgaaaaagtttaaataatcCTATGGAACAAGTTTATACTTCCAtgaagtgaaattttaaatttattttctgcaaccagcccccccacctcaaaaaagcCAACCAAATCATCAAATCTTTCACACTGACTAGttccactctccccacccccacctccaaagcAAAGCGTGTCTTGTCTTGTTGCACTCTCCCAGGTATGTGTTCAAAGTGACTTGGTAAAATCTGACATTCTGGCCAAACATGTGTTGAGAAAAGACAGGTGACCCTCCTCACCACACAGGGTACTTAGTGCCATCTGCCACCGCCGATTTAGATAGACACAGACTGGCCACGGACGCATGGTTGGTGGCAGGGGAGACTGGGGGTCTTGTGACCACGGCCCCAAGCCCTTACTGCCGACTGGGTTCAGGTTCCTTGTGAGCAGCCAGAGGAACTGCTTTCCGGAAGGATGTGTGGGGCTCCCTTTCTGGAAGTGACCACGTGCCCCAGTGGAAGGGTGAGGGGCTGCATCAGAACCGCTGTTCCATTCCAGAATCCTCTTTCTCCAGTATTTCCATCCTGGCCACCCTCCCAAATTtgagctgggaggggaggaggggctgcccCCTCATCCACATTTGTGCAAGGACTGCAAGGGACAGCAGAGCAGTGAAAGTGAAGGAGGGGGGCCCAGACTTTCCTCTCGTCCCTGTGGCCACAGAGCTTGGGGCACTTCCGAGCTAGGGGAGCAGGTCCCACGGGAGTGGCACTTTTATCCTAAAGGATTCAGTGCCTTCTGTCCTTCCTcaggggtgaggaaggaggcCGACAGCGGGCGGGCGCCCCGGGTCCGCACGGCCTTCACGGCGGAGCAGGTCAGCACCCTGGAGAGCGCCTTCCAGCACCAACGCTACCTGGGCCCCCTGGAGCGCCGGAAGCTGGCCCGGGAGATGCGGCTCTCGGAAGTGCAGGTGAGGGGGGGTTCACCCAAGTGCAGGTGAGGGGCCCGGGACGCATGGGCCAGGGCGGTGGCTGTTCTCGCCCTTGTTCTGATCTAGTTTCCCCCACAGATAAAAACCTGGTTTCAGAACCGCCGCATGAAGCACAAGCATCAGCTCCAGGACTCTCAGCTGAGCTGCCCTTTCTCCAGAACGCTCTATACGCCAGTGGCTTTCTGCCTGCCACTCTCTGCCCTGGCCAGTAGCTTACCGCCACTGTACCCTTGGGCTTCCCCGCTTGGGCCTCCGGCTCTGGGATGGCCCCCTGGCTCCTTCTGGGACCGCTGCCAAGTGGAACAAGCCTCCCTGGCCTTGACGTGGGCCTCGTGCAGCAGACAGCCTCCAGTGTGCTGCCTCCCAGACCCTGGGGGCCTGGTGCACACACTGGGCCCAGCTTTGTCCAGGGGTCCCTGGGGCCTGTGTGCCTTGCCCCAGACCAAGGATGCCGTCTGAGGAAGCATGGTGGCCCAGAGGCCTGCAGCTGGAACGTGTCACACACCgccacagacacagacacagtaGGTGTGTGTGGAACTGTGCCCGGTATCTCCCTGGAAAGACGCTCACCAGCGATTGCTGTTACCGTGACATCTGGCGTGAGCCTTGGGTCTCCACAGGGGGGACCTGGAACCCTGACCTTCCTTAGGACCTCTTACAGCCACTCCCTCGTTGGAAACTACTGCAGGTTCGGTTTAGGAACCACACACGATGGGTCAGCCAACAGAATCCAGTGCCAAAAGTGGACTCGCCAAGTGTCAGGCTTGTAGCATATGATACAGCGGTAATTTATTCAATGGAAAgtgttggaaaaataaagatgggCACCCGGCTGCCTCAGTCGGTGGGgcctgtgactcttggtcttggggttgtgagttcgagccccacattgggtgtggagagtacttaaaaataaaatcttagaagtcAGGATGGATACTTTCTTGTGCTGTATGATCATAAGCTTTGGGTGTAACCATGGAAACCACGGAGGGATTCGGGCCAAGGGAAGATGTTTGTTTTTATCACCTTGGGGTTTGGGTTCCGTGTTAACAGTGACCCCAAAGTGGGAAGCCAGAAGGGAACGGGGATGGTGGCTCTGCCCACTGCCACGTGGAAGGTCCCTCCGTGGCCACGTCTTGCGGGGCGCCGTGCTGTGTGCTGCTCCGCTCTTCACGGCGTGTCCAGACCTGTGTCTTACCTGGCTCGGGGCTCAGCCCTGTGCGCTCCCTGTGGCCAGGCCGGGCTGCAGTCTGGCCTCCTGGGCGCCTGCAAGGAAGGAGGCTGAAGCCCGAGGGCCCAGCTTGCTGTCTAGGCGGGTTCTCGGCCCAGAGTTTCTCCACCCAGTCTCAGCAGCGGAAGCCCGGGCACCAGAACCAACTCTGGCAGGGGCGGCAAAGCCACGGACCAGTTATAGGCGCCGGTGGACCGAACCATCCCGTAGGGACTCTGTGTCCCTCCTGGGGGTTGCTGTGCAGCAGTGGGACGTCTGCTATCCTGTCATGGTGTCCACCCAGGATTTCTTGTGGTCAGGACTTAAACACACTGTTCAGGCtcgtgttttcatttgtcttaaccTCTGGTTCAAACCCACCTGCTGCTTTCGACACCCCTAAAACTTGAGTGTCTTCTTACCTTGTTACTTCCAAATTGCCCGCTGTTCcaggggaaactgagtcatggTGTGTTTTCTATGGTTTGTGTCCTTTGTGTTCTGTGTCCTGTGTGTCCTATGTCCTGTGCCCCTGTGCTCTGTGTCCTGTGACCTGTGTGTTCTGTGTCCTGTGTGACTTGTGTGTCCTGTGACCTGTGTATCCTGTGTCCTGTGTGACCTGTGTGCTCTGTGTTCTGTACGACCAGGTGGGTCTGCTGTCTCCTGTGTGCCCAGGATCCACTCGCCCAGCTTGGGGCATCACATGTTTGAAACATCGGCTCACTTCTGAGCAGTGGACACGCCTTTGCCTGGTCTTGCCTGTAACCCGAATGGCTTTCGTGACTAGTAGTCCCCATGGGCTTGGGGATGTGGACAGAAGGACACATGCTTCCTAAGCCCTCCCCTACAGAGGCGTGGCCTCTCAGAAGGGCAGGGGCTCCACCCCCTGTGGCTCAGACACTCTAGCACCTATGAAATAGTCTTGCCAAAAACCTAAATTCCTGTTGATAGAAAACGGACATCAGCCGGGGCTTCTCCGAAGTCCCTtgtcagaggggcagggagacccgGCCATCCAGGTGAACCCTGGTTAGAGCCACATGAGCACAGCTGTGAGGCAGGGAGGCCTCCGGTCTGCCAGGACTGGCTGGGGTGGCCCACCCATCTCTGCTCACAGGACCAGGTGAGGGACAGTGATGATCTGTGGGTCCCGTGTCCGCAACTCTCGCTCACGGGGTTCAAGGGCAACACAACAGAGCACAGACGCAACATCTTGGCTGTGGAGCCAGGTGGTGGGTCCGTGGACATGGGGCTTCTGTCCCTGAGAACTTCTCCGTCTAAAACCACAGCAAGTGGCTAGATTGGGGGCATGCCCAGACCAGAGGCGGTGGGCCCCGGGGGGGGGCTCTCAGTCGGGCCACCCCCACAACCCTGAATCAGGCAGAGCGGAAGTCATGGGCTTGCTGTACCAGTGCAGCCCCCGCACTCCCACAGGGGTGAAAACATGCAGCTCTCTCTGCTGCGACACTGACTGTCCACGCACATCCCATCTCACGGCGCCCAGGGCAAGAGGAGGGGCTGTCCCCAGGAGTCCCTCATCGCCCAGCAGTGCCCTCAGGTCCAGCTCGCAGAAATCTGCAAGCGGCAAGGGAACAGGTGAACAGAAACCCCTTCCCCAAGGAAGGTACTGGGAGGGGTCCCCGGAACCCCGCCCCACTGCCCGGGGGGAAAAGGTCCCCAGGACTGAGGACCTGTTGGTGGGCGCTTCTGAGGGCCTCTCCAGCCCCAGTCCTGGCCCCGGGACTGCCTCAGGGGGCTCCTCAGCCGGCTGGACCTGGATggctctgccccacctcccagtgGACCGTCCTCCCTGCGCAAGGAGCAGCCCACTCAGTTCCATGCTGTCGACAggggcccccaccccagggctgggGTGAAGCGTGTGACCCCCAGTCAGCCAAAGACCCCACCTCTAGCTGCAACGATGCTGAGGGACCCCCTTCCCTGTGCCCAGAAGCTGAGCCCTGTCTGCTGCTTCCACACAGAGTGGAACCAGGAGCCAGCCcccagtgccccacccccacctacagGGACAAGCACCGTTGCggggggggtgggcagcgggCACTGGGAGGGTCTCCTGGAGGCTGCCCTGCCTTGCCACCCACCCAGCCCATCCCTTCCCAGGAGGCAGTGGTCCTGGAGGGAAGGACAACCAAATGAGATTAGGGACAGGCCGGCCCAGTCCACGGCTGATAAAGGGGCGCCTGTAATTGCTGGGCCGATTAGCTGACAAAGGCCAACAATCATTGTTTAAGCTCTCCGCTCAGCAGGGCTTCTGTCCATTTTGCTACACCAGGAAGTTGAGACCACAGGCTCCTGGGACGAGGGCCCCCACCCTGACCCGAGGGGCCAGTGGCGGGCAAGGTCTGGCCCACCCACCCCACCATCTgctcccaggcaccctggggacACCTGCCCCGGCTGGCCCCGGTTTTCAGAAAGGCGGCTGCACCCTCCCAGCCTGGGAGCCATTTCGCTCCCTTCACATCCACGATTTCTCACTCAGTTCCTTCAAGGCCGCGGCAGCTTCTTcgtgcccccaccccacttgctGTGTGGCCGCAGCAGCTTTGATTTAAACTCTGATTGTCAGAACTACGTCACACTTAAGTTCACACAAAATTAGTTTTATTGACATTTCTGGCCAGAAAATCAATGCACACCCATGATTACAAAACTATAATGAAGGGGTAGGAAGCAGAAATCTCCATGGCATCCTCTGCAGAAGGCGTCCTGAGCCCTGGGGGCAGATGTCAGCCAGGGGCAGGACCTGACCACATGGTCCGGACACCTCGAGGGCGCACATGAAAGCCAACGTTACCCAGCCTTCTTGTCCCCCAGGGAAGAAGGAGGGCAGCAGCTCCACGGTGGGGGAGGACCTCGCTGCCCCATTTTCCCATGCCTTACACCTCTTTAGGCCTGACCCTCAAAGAAGTATATGCATAGGAAAAAGGAACAGCGAGCAGCTCACGAGGGTCCTGGAGAGGGTCCTGGGCGAGGGTGCTGGCGAGGGTGCTGGGCGAGGGTCCCGGGCGAGGGTCCTGGCGAGGGTCCTGGCGAGGGTCTTGGGTGAGAGTCCTGGCAACGGTCTTGGGCGAGGGTCCTGGACGAGGGTCGGGGAGCTAGCCAGTCCTGGGCGGCCGGAGTGGGCAGCGGAGGCATGGAGCAGGAGGAAAGCCCCTCTGCTGACTCTGCCTCGGCCAGCCGGCCTGCCCCTTTTATGTGAGGCAGAGACCTTGGGGCAGGGCACACAGCAGCCGCT
The sequence above is drawn from the Panthera tigris isolate Pti1 chromosome D2, P.tigris_Pti1_mat1.1, whole genome shotgun sequence genome and encodes:
- the VENTX gene encoding LOW QUALITY PROTEIN: homeobox protein VENTX (The sequence of the model RefSeq protein was modified relative to this genomic sequence to represent the inferred CDS: deleted 1 base in 1 codon), with amino-acid sequence MQLSPAKPSPHPAPHLHSLSPTAMSPSSTLPSGFKPSSFGSVDWLSRSSHVGPAHTIRPAELSWGSLSAPARVSSSGELPQTVGVEEVKPSEVSAPGTPAAGVRKEADSGRAPRVRTAFTAEQVSTLESAFQHQRYLGPLERRKLAREMRLSEVQIKTWFQNRRMKHKHQLQDSQLSCPFSRTLYTPVAFCLPLSALASSLPPLYPWASPLGPPALGWPPGSFWDRCQVEQASLALTWASCSRQPPVCCLPDPGGLVHTLGPALSRGPWGLCALPQTKDAV